A portion of the Mycobacterium paraseoulense genome contains these proteins:
- a CDS encoding dipeptidase produces the protein MSDLVERVRDVLPSVRRDLEDLVRIESVWADPGRRDEVHRSARAVADLLAQAGFGDVRIVSEGGAPAVIAHHPAPPGAPTVLLYAHHDVQPEGDVGQWASPPFEPTERGGRLYGRGSADDKAGIATHLAAFRAHGGQPPVGVTVFVEGEEESGSPSLGRLLAAHRDALAADVIVIADSDNWSTDVPALTVSLRGLVDCVVEVATLDHGLHSGIWGGVVPDALSVLVRLLASLHDDDGNVAVAGLHESTAAAVDYPPERVRADSGLLDGVSEIGSGSAPQRLWAKPAITVIGVDTTPIEKASNTLIPRARAKISMRVAPGGDAEAHLEALTSHLREHAPWGAQVTVTRGDIGEPYAIDASGPVYDAARAAFRQAWGTEPIDMGMGGSIPFIAEFAAAFPQAKILVTGVEDPGTQAHSVNESLHLGVLERAAVAEALLLANLA, from the coding sequence ATGAGTGATCTTGTGGAGCGCGTCCGCGACGTGCTGCCGTCGGTGCGCCGCGACCTGGAGGACTTGGTGCGCATCGAATCGGTGTGGGCCGACCCAGGCCGGCGCGACGAGGTGCACCGCAGCGCACGGGCGGTAGCGGACCTGTTGGCGCAGGCCGGTTTCGGCGACGTGCGGATCGTCAGCGAGGGCGGCGCCCCGGCGGTCATCGCGCACCATCCCGCGCCCCCGGGCGCGCCGACCGTGCTGCTGTACGCCCACCACGACGTGCAGCCCGAGGGCGATGTCGGCCAGTGGGCGTCGCCGCCCTTCGAACCCACCGAACGTGGTGGGCGACTCTACGGACGCGGCAGCGCCGACGACAAGGCCGGCATCGCAACGCATTTGGCGGCGTTCAGGGCGCACGGCGGCCAACCGCCGGTGGGCGTGACGGTCTTCGTCGAGGGCGAGGAGGAGTCCGGCTCGCCGTCACTGGGCCGACTGCTGGCAGCCCATCGCGACGCACTCGCGGCCGACGTGATCGTCATCGCCGACTCGGATAACTGGAGCACCGACGTTCCGGCGCTGACGGTTTCGCTGCGGGGCCTGGTCGACTGCGTGGTCGAGGTCGCCACGCTCGACCACGGGCTGCACTCCGGAATCTGGGGTGGCGTGGTGCCCGACGCGCTGAGCGTCCTGGTGCGGCTACTGGCCAGCCTGCACGACGACGACGGCAACGTGGCCGTCGCCGGCCTCCACGAAAGCACTGCCGCCGCTGTGGATTACCCGCCCGAGCGGGTGCGTGCCGACTCCGGGCTGCTGGACGGGGTGTCCGAAATCGGTTCGGGTTCGGCGCCGCAGCGGCTGTGGGCCAAACCCGCGATCACCGTGATCGGCGTCGACACCACGCCTATCGAGAAAGCGTCGAACACACTGATCCCGCGGGCTCGCGCCAAGATCAGCATGCGGGTCGCGCCCGGCGGCGACGCCGAGGCACACCTGGAGGCGTTGACGTCGCATCTTCGAGAGCATGCACCGTGGGGCGCGCAGGTGACCGTCACGCGCGGCGACATCGGCGAGCCCTACGCCATCGACGCCAGCGGCCCGGTGTACGACGCCGCGCGGGCGGCGTTCCGCCAGGCCTGGGGTACCGAGCCGATCGACATGGGCATGGGCGGCTCCATCCCGTTCATCGCCGAGTTCGCCGCCGCGTTCCCGCAGGCAAAGATTCTGGTGACCGGTGTCGAGGACCCAGGGACCCAGGCGCACAGCGTCAACGAGAGCCTGCACCTGGGTGTGCTGGAACGTGCCGCTGTCGCCGAGGCGCTGCTGCTGGCCAATCTGGCCTGA
- the bcp gene encoding thioredoxin-dependent thiol peroxidase: MAETTRLAPGDTAPSFRLPDAEGNTVSLADYQGRRVIVYFYPAASTPGCTKQACDFRDNLHELGEAGLDVIGISPDKPEKLAKFRDAEKLTFPLLSDPDRKVLTAWGAYGEKQMYGKTVRGVIRSTFVVDEKGKIALAQYNVKAAHTTTKIQQIIAQLGTSAE, from the coding sequence TTGGCCGAGACCACGCGGCTTGCGCCGGGCGACACAGCGCCCTCCTTCCGCCTGCCCGACGCCGAAGGCAACACGGTGTCGCTGGCCGATTACCAGGGGCGTCGCGTCATCGTGTACTTCTACCCGGCGGCGTCCACACCGGGCTGCACCAAACAGGCCTGCGATTTCCGCGACAACCTGCACGAACTCGGCGAGGCCGGCCTCGACGTCATCGGCATCTCCCCCGACAAGCCGGAGAAGCTGGCCAAGTTCCGCGACGCCGAAAAGCTGACGTTCCCCCTGCTGTCGGATCCCGACCGCAAGGTCCTGACGGCCTGGGGCGCCTACGGCGAGAAGCAGATGTACGGCAAGACCGTGCGGGGCGTGATCCGCTCGACCTTTGTGGTCGACGAAAAGGGCAAGATCGCCCTCGCGCAGTACAACGTCAAGGCTGCACATACGACAACAAAGATTCAGCAAATCATTGCCCAGCTAGGAACATCTGCCGAGTGA
- a CDS encoding cupin domain-containing protein has product MSMAYLAQPEQQQQLEWLDGGTLAILLDGAATAGQLMIGRFDVSEGEAPPYHKHTREDEVFMLIKGTALVWVDDQETELSEGGIVFLPKNIPHAYRITSKTADLLMINTPAGIEGMFRYSGRDKAMPRPEGFEISPSRLVEGADKFGQVILGPPR; this is encoded by the coding sequence ATGAGTATGGCGTACCTGGCGCAACCGGAGCAGCAGCAGCAACTGGAATGGCTCGACGGCGGCACACTGGCAATCTTGCTCGACGGCGCGGCCACAGCTGGCCAGTTGATGATCGGGCGCTTCGATGTGAGCGAAGGCGAAGCTCCGCCGTACCACAAACATACGCGGGAAGACGAAGTGTTCATGTTGATAAAAGGAACCGCGTTGGTCTGGGTAGACGACCAGGAGACGGAGTTGTCGGAAGGCGGGATTGTGTTCTTGCCCAAGAACATTCCACACGCCTATCGCATCACGTCGAAGACAGCAGATCTACTGATGATCAACACACCGGCAGGAATTGAAGGAATGTTCCGCTACTCCGGCCGGGACAAGGCGATGCCACGTCCGGAAGGTTTTGAAATTTCGCCCTCGCGTTTGGTTGAGGGAGCGGATAAGTTCGGACAGGTCATTCTTGGCCCCCCGCGCTGA